The Gillisia sp. Hel_I_86 genome has a segment encoding these proteins:
- a CDS encoding P-II family nitrogen regulator, with product MKEIKAYIREKRLIDVAENLKKENFCCFTVFQGEGVGDYTDPETEFPSLAFPFLHDKVVKIEIVCNKEEVDEIINIIKSHAHTGKRGDGLIYVSNVEQRIRIRDGKLGRQ from the coding sequence ATGAAAGAAATTAAAGCATATATCCGGGAAAAACGGTTAATAGATGTAGCTGAAAACCTCAAAAAAGAAAATTTTTGTTGTTTCACAGTATTCCAAGGAGAAGGGGTAGGGGATTATACAGATCCTGAAACAGAATTCCCCAGTTTAGCATTTCCCTTTTTGCACGATAAAGTCGTTAAAATAGAAATTGTGTGCAATAAAGAAGAGGTAGATGAAATTATAAACATTATAAAATCGCATGCCCATACGGGAAAAAGAGGGGATGGTTTGATATATGTAAGTAATGTGGAACAGCGGATAAGGATTAGGGATGGTAAATTAGGGAGGCAATAA
- a CDS encoding helix-turn-helix domain-containing protein — MKKEYYIKNMVCSRCIKVLRNELLDGEVDVLEVVLGKIVIKTTYEDRDKIKILKVLHENGFELLDAPATIISERVKIELINLFNVVPMVLPGKLSDYLVQKTNMDYSKISKVFSSTENITIEKYFIKLKIEKVKELIQANEYNFTEIGQLLDYNNVNYLSRQFKSETGMNLTEYKGLSTNFRNSLDQII, encoded by the coding sequence ATGAAAAAAGAATATTACATAAAAAACATGGTTTGTAGTCGCTGTATAAAAGTGCTGCGAAATGAATTGTTGGATGGGGAAGTGGATGTTCTGGAGGTTGTTCTTGGAAAGATAGTTATTAAGACCACTTATGAAGACAGGGATAAGATTAAGATCCTAAAGGTATTGCATGAAAACGGTTTTGAGCTATTGGATGCCCCGGCAACTATTATTTCTGAGAGGGTCAAGATAGAACTTATAAACCTATTTAATGTCGTTCCAATGGTGTTGCCAGGTAAACTTTCAGACTACTTGGTTCAAAAAACCAACATGGACTATTCTAAAATCAGTAAAGTTTTCTCTTCAACAGAAAATATAACGATAGAAAAGTATTTTATAAAACTGAAAATTGAAAAGGTAAAGGAATTAATTCAGGCCAACGAATATAATTTTACAGAGATCGGTCAGTTGTTGGACTATAATAATGTCAATTATTTATCAAGACAATTCAAGAGTGAAACCGGGATGAATTTAACAGAATATAAAGGTTTAAGCACTAATTTTAGGAATTCTTTAGACCAAATTATATAG
- a CDS encoding DUF3347 domain-containing protein, which yields MKNRTLNFCVVLLMAVSFTSCGEDVKKQTVEINTPEEVKKAEKETPDVADQDFVDGMTGKVWHNYLQIKMALTEGDAGTVKDVAREMAEAFSQERATMKSLSQQIAATDDIETQRELFAKFTEKAGPMFENALSGGTIYKKFCPMAFNNKGAYWYADIAEINNPYFGEKMPDCGSVKKTIKK from the coding sequence ATGAAAAACAGAACTCTAAATTTTTGTGTCGTCTTGTTAATGGCTGTGTCATTTACATCATGTGGTGAAGACGTGAAAAAACAAACGGTGGAAATTAATACTCCAGAGGAAGTAAAGAAAGCTGAAAAAGAGACACCTGATGTCGCCGATCAAGATTTTGTAGATGGGATGACAGGAAAAGTATGGCATAATTATCTTCAAATCAAAATGGCGTTGACAGAGGGTGACGCCGGAACGGTAAAAGATGTTGCTCGTGAAATGGCTGAAGCTTTTTCTCAAGAAAGGGCAACTATGAAATCTTTATCTCAGCAAATAGCAGCTACAGATGATATTGAAACACAACGCGAATTATTTGCTAAGTTTACAGAAAAAGCAGGCCCTATGTTTGAAAATGCTTTATCTGGCGGAACTATTTATAAAAAATTCTGCCCAATGGCCTTTAATAATAAAGGGGCTTATTGGTATGCAGACATCGCAGAGATAAATAATCCATATTTCGGTGAGAAAATGCCCGATTGTGGTTCTGTAAAAAAAACGATTAAAAAGTAA
- a CDS encoding DUF305 domain-containing protein gives MNSEEKKQHKMDGNKYGIFLLMLGLSFVAMYITMYLNTYEWDHAYFSMTRLYMACLGIAAMAVIMLSFMLNMYKNKKKNIAIYVGSLVLFVAAFGLVRAQRPIIGDVLYMKAMIPHHSIAILTSKRAAIDDPETKKLAEEIIEAQLREIAQMKKIIYRLENEGK, from the coding sequence ATGAATTCAGAGGAAAAAAAACAGCATAAAATGGATGGGAATAAATACGGTATTTTTCTTTTAATGCTCGGATTATCATTTGTGGCCATGTATATCACCATGTACCTGAACACTTATGAATGGGATCATGCTTATTTTAGCATGACCCGGTTATATATGGCTTGCTTAGGCATTGCCGCAATGGCAGTAATTATGTTGTCGTTCATGTTAAATATGTATAAGAACAAGAAAAAAAATATAGCAATTTACGTTGGAAGCCTTGTTTTATTTGTTGCCGCATTCGGTTTGGTAAGGGCACAACGCCCAATTATTGGAGATGTATTGTATATGAAAGCCATGATCCCCCATCACTCTATTGCAATTTTAACCAGTAAACGTGCAGCTATAGACGATCCAGAGACGAAGAAATTGGCAGAAGAGATCATCGAAGCCCAGTTAAGGGAAATAGCACAAATGAAAAAGATTATTTACAGGTTGGAGAACGAAGGCAAATAG